A genomic segment from Tuwongella immobilis encodes:
- a CDS encoding HAD family hydrolase: MSEFPASVEVVRSLRPRGGFRAVMFDFDGTLSLVRGGWMELMTEQMLTVLRDAGSQEPEPMLRHRIVQFILDLVGQPTMRQMERLADEVARLGATPQSPDVYLRNFLRELKIRVEARMTAMTVQGEDPERFRVPHAIPMLDWLQGRQVPCVLASGTERIHVVREARALQLVPFFGERIYGPGDGHVFSKRAVIEQMMHEWGIPGEQILGFGDGVSETEEIHRVGGIAVAVASDESGGGIVDPIKRERLIRAGADLVIPDYRDALPLLHWLSTH; the protein is encoded by the coding sequence ATGAGCGAATTTCCTGCCAGTGTCGAGGTGGTGCGGTCGCTGCGGCCACGAGGCGGCTTTCGCGCGGTGATGTTCGACTTCGATGGCACGCTGTCGCTGGTGCGCGGCGGCTGGATGGAGCTCATGACCGAGCAAATGCTCACGGTCCTCCGCGATGCCGGTAGCCAAGAACCCGAGCCAATGCTGCGCCATCGCATTGTGCAATTCATTCTCGACTTGGTCGGCCAGCCGACGATGCGGCAAATGGAACGGCTCGCCGATGAGGTCGCCCGACTCGGGGCCACTCCCCAATCGCCGGATGTCTATCTGAGGAATTTCCTGCGGGAGTTGAAAATTCGCGTCGAAGCGCGCATGACCGCCATGACCGTTCAAGGCGAAGATCCCGAGCGATTCCGGGTGCCCCATGCCATTCCGATGTTGGATTGGCTGCAAGGGCGGCAAGTGCCCTGTGTGCTGGCCAGCGGCACCGAGCGCATTCATGTGGTGCGCGAAGCTCGGGCCTTGCAGTTGGTGCCGTTCTTCGGCGAGCGCATTTACGGGCCGGGTGATGGCCACGTCTTTTCCAAGCGGGCCGTCATCGAGCAGATGATGCACGAATGGGGCATTCCCGGCGAGCAGATTCTCGGCTTTGGCGACGGGGTCAGCGAAACCGAGGAAATCCACCGCGTCGGCGGAATTGCTGTGGCGGTGGCCTCCGATGAGTCCGGCGGCGGAATCGTTGATCCCATCAAACGCGAACGCCTGATTCGGGCGGGTGCCGACCTCGTGATTCCCGATTACCGCGATGCACTGCCGTTGTTGCATTGGCTCTCCACCCATTGA
- a CDS encoding bifunctional heptose 7-phosphate kinase/heptose 1-phosphate adenyltransferase has translation MTRDHLQRILDALPGKTIGLIGDLFLDRYLEIDPALDEPSIETGLTAYQVTRVRSVPGALGTVMNNLVALGVGRIIPITLIGDDGEGYELRQALAAQLPIVTHAVRDRSQGRTPTYTKPLRISPNGPPVELNRLDIKNRQPTPPADEQLMIDALEQLWPTLDALMVLDQVSEPNCGVITTRVRQRISELASENPERFVLADSRELFSEFRDMAIKPNRREALSHVPEGTDFDSALRMMSLRSGGLVFGTDSEQGIRLVTRDGTLTVVPGYPVTGPIDPVGAGDSTSAGILCGMAVGATPEQAAALGNLVASITVQQIGTTGTATPEQVLARWDEVTARNSS, from the coding sequence ATGACCCGCGATCATTTGCAACGCATTCTGGATGCCTTGCCCGGAAAAACCATCGGCCTCATCGGGGATCTATTTTTGGATCGATACTTGGAAATCGATCCCGCGTTGGATGAGCCGTCCATCGAGACGGGCCTGACGGCGTATCAGGTCACGCGTGTGCGCTCGGTGCCCGGTGCGCTCGGCACGGTGATGAACAATCTCGTGGCGCTGGGCGTCGGGCGGATCATCCCGATTACCCTCATCGGCGACGATGGCGAAGGCTACGAACTTCGGCAAGCCCTTGCCGCTCAACTGCCAATCGTCACGCATGCCGTGCGCGATCGCTCCCAAGGCCGCACCCCCACCTACACCAAGCCGCTGCGCATCTCCCCGAATGGGCCACCGGTTGAGTTGAATCGGCTGGATATCAAAAATCGACAACCGACGCCGCCTGCCGATGAACAATTGATGATCGATGCACTCGAGCAATTGTGGCCGACATTGGATGCGCTGATGGTGCTGGATCAGGTCAGCGAGCCAAATTGCGGGGTGATTACCACGCGGGTTCGGCAGCGCATCTCGGAATTGGCAAGCGAGAATCCCGAGCGATTTGTGCTGGCCGATAGCCGCGAATTGTTCTCGGAATTCCGGGATATGGCGATCAAACCCAATCGCCGCGAAGCGCTCAGCCATGTGCCCGAAGGGACCGATTTCGATTCCGCCCTGCGGATGATGAGTCTGCGGTCGGGTGGATTGGTTTTCGGCACCGATAGCGAGCAGGGCATTCGCTTGGTGACGCGCGATGGCACGCTGACTGTGGTGCCGGGCTACCCCGTGACTGGGCCGATTGATCCGGTGGGAGCGGGGGACAGCACCAGCGCGGGGATTCTCTGCGGCATGGCCGTGGGAGCGACGCCGGAGCAGGCCGCCGCCTTGGGCAATCTCGTCGCCAGCATTACCGTCCAGCAGATTGGCACCACCGGCACCGCCACGCCGGAGCAGGTGTTGGCCCGCTGGGACGAAGTCACCGCCCGGAATTCGAGCTGA
- the pnuC gene encoding nicotinamide riboside transporter PnuC translates to MSIIEWIAAITGVISVVLTARVHLWAWPIGIVNVLLYFWIFWNERLYSDALLQVYFLAMSIYGWWHWLRRGSQTDARQDALPVQWLPTRRMFGMLLLTLLAALGWGAIMARWTDADFPILDAIIAMFSVLAQFWMARKLLQAWPVWIAVDVLAVGVYSAKGMVPTTILYALFLLLAIGGWWQWRARYRLAQG, encoded by the coding sequence ATGAGCATCATCGAATGGATCGCCGCCATTACCGGCGTCATCAGCGTCGTCCTCACCGCCCGCGTCCACCTATGGGCGTGGCCGATTGGCATCGTCAACGTGCTGCTCTACTTCTGGATCTTCTGGAACGAGCGACTGTATAGCGATGCGCTGCTGCAAGTCTATTTTCTGGCGATGTCGATTTACGGCTGGTGGCATTGGCTGCGCCGCGGTTCGCAGACCGATGCCCGCCAGGATGCGCTGCCCGTGCAGTGGCTACCCACCCGGCGCATGTTCGGAATGCTGCTGCTGACGCTGCTGGCAGCGCTGGGGTGGGGGGCGATCATGGCCCGCTGGACCGACGCCGATTTTCCGATTCTGGATGCCATCATTGCCATGTTCAGCGTGTTGGCCCAATTTTGGATGGCCCGCAAACTGCTCCAGGCGTGGCCGGTCTGGATCGCTGTCGACGTCCTGGCCGTCGGCGTCTATTCCGCCAAGGGGATGGTGCCGACGACGATTCTGTACGCGCTGTTTTTGCTACTCGCAATCGGGGGATGGTGGCAATGGCGGGCCCGATACCGACTCGCCCAGGGGTGA
- a CDS encoding AAA family ATPase, which yields MRTGLILGKFMPPHQGHLLCIEMAKRLVDRLTVLVCSLPDEPIPGERRFAWLRERFPDCEVRWLNEVVPSEPSQHPDFWSIWKATIRRFVPTGPDYIFASDDYGATLADLLGAQWVPVDRDRVLMPISGTAIRNAPLTHWEHLPEFVRPYYLRRVCIFGPESTGKTTLARQLAAHYRTQWVPEFARGWIDANPRDLAPDDFPFIAQGQIALEDALARQANRVLFCDTDPLTTTLWAMEFLGRIPDPVSQLAAERRYDLTLLLQVDVPWVADSQRFLPHARREFFQKCEQALQQAGRAYVTITGDWAERWQQACAAIDALLART from the coding sequence ATGCGCACAGGGCTGATTCTGGGCAAATTCATGCCCCCGCATCAGGGGCATCTGCTCTGCATCGAGATGGCCAAGCGATTGGTCGATCGGTTGACGGTGCTGGTCTGCTCGCTGCCGGATGAGCCGATTCCCGGCGAGCGGCGCTTTGCCTGGCTGCGTGAGCGATTTCCCGATTGCGAGGTGCGCTGGTTGAACGAGGTTGTGCCGTCCGAGCCAAGTCAGCATCCCGACTTTTGGTCGATCTGGAAGGCGACTATCCGCCGATTTGTGCCGACTGGGCCAGACTATATCTTTGCCAGCGACGACTACGGCGCGACTTTGGCCGACTTGCTGGGTGCCCAGTGGGTGCCGGTCGATCGGGATCGCGTGCTGATGCCAATCTCCGGGACCGCCATCCGCAATGCTCCGCTCACCCATTGGGAGCATCTGCCGGAATTCGTGCGGCCGTACTATCTGCGGCGAGTCTGCATCTTTGGCCCGGAATCGACCGGCAAAACCACACTCGCCCGGCAGTTGGCCGCGCACTATCGCACGCAGTGGGTGCCCGAATTCGCACGCGGCTGGATCGACGCCAACCCCCGCGACTTGGCCCCCGACGATTTCCCGTTCATCGCTCAAGGACAAATTGCCTTGGAAGATGCGCTCGCCCGGCAAGCCAATCGCGTGTTGTTCTGCGATACCGATCCGCTCACGACCACGCTTTGGGCGATGGAATTTCTCGGGCGGATTCCCGACCCCGTCTCCCAACTGGCCGCCGAGCGACGCTACGATCTGACGCTGTTGCTGCAAGTGGATGTCCCCTGGGTGGCGGATTCGCAGCGATTCTTGCCGCATGCGCGTCGGGAATTCTTCCAAAAGTGCGAACAGGCGTTGCAGCAAGCCGGGCGAGCGTATGTGACCATCACCGGCGATTGGGCCGAACGCTGGCAGCAAGCGTGTGCCGCGATCGATGCGTTGCTCGCCAGAACGTAA
- a CDS encoding DUF1592 domain-containing protein yields MSLRTILLLAGLVAVSASGITVLRLRSQAKSTFDAVASPQSLASSGVAPNAASGTGPDSSALAATPSLPGVTQPVAFQKQPSEYDTVLQPFLAKYCNTCHNDVKQSAGLILTDYVNEAVAKKRREVWLLVADNVASKAMPPKNGPQPTQAERDAVLKYLTGKLTAIECGVEHNPGRVTLRRLNRAEYNNTIRDLIGIDFTPADDFPSDDVGYGFDNIGDVLSLPPILLEKYLNAAEQVMNRAIVDEGNIASSKQMYRPQNLIVSNREFKQRGMISFHSNGTAHIPFNFPGTSEYIIRIRAWGDLAGPDLPRLTVRLEDKVIKTFAVNATPSKPMICEVKVRVDGGTRKVTAEFDNDYYEDVKPRPKDRNLYIGGIEIEGPLSPVQKLLPESHQRIMIARPTTPGSGEIAARKVLTAFVTRAYRRPAKPQEIERLLALVRKMAAQGERFEEQIRIACRAVLVSPHFLFRVEADPPAGQEVRKLNDYELASRLSYFLWSSMPDAELFRVADRGELSRPEVLQAQVKRMLADPKSRALVENFAGQWLQLRNLQTIAPDRRQFRGFDESLRDAMRQETERFFEHVMRENRSVLEFLDSDYTFVNDRLAKHYGFVNISGSEFRKVKLPDARRGGILTHASVLTVTSNPTRTSPVKRGKWVLDNILGTPPPPPPPDVPELEDSKQLTGTLRQKMEQHRANPTCASCHQRMDPLGFGFENFDAVGAWRSRDGGDAIDPSGVLPAGEKFQGPAELRKILLGKADLFRRCLAEKMLTFSLGRGLEFYDKCALDEIVTKLKAEDDRFAALVMGIVQSEPFQKRRNKRGE; encoded by the coding sequence ATGTCGTTGCGGACCATTTTACTGCTTGCTGGCCTTGTTGCGGTGAGTGCCTCCGGGATCACCGTCCTGCGGCTGCGCTCCCAAGCGAAGTCCACGTTTGATGCCGTTGCTTCGCCGCAATCGCTTGCATCATCGGGGGTTGCGCCGAATGCGGCTTCCGGGACTGGGCCGGATTCGTCTGCCTTGGCGGCGACTCCGAGTTTGCCCGGAGTCACCCAGCCGGTGGCCTTCCAAAAGCAGCCAAGCGAATATGATACCGTATTGCAGCCGTTCCTGGCAAAATATTGCAACACTTGCCATAATGATGTCAAGCAGTCGGCTGGGCTGATCCTCACCGATTACGTCAACGAAGCCGTCGCCAAGAAGCGGCGCGAAGTCTGGTTGCTGGTGGCGGATAACGTCGCGAGCAAGGCGATGCCGCCCAAGAATGGGCCGCAACCCACGCAGGCGGAACGGGATGCGGTGCTGAAGTATCTCACCGGCAAACTCACCGCCATCGAATGCGGTGTGGAGCACAACCCCGGCCGCGTGACCCTGCGTCGGCTCAACCGCGCCGAGTACAACAATACCATCCGCGACCTCATCGGCATCGATTTCACTCCCGCCGATGATTTCCCGTCCGACGATGTTGGCTACGGATTCGACAACATTGGCGATGTGCTGTCGCTGCCGCCGATTCTGCTCGAAAAGTATCTCAACGCCGCGGAACAGGTCATGAATCGGGCCATTGTCGATGAAGGGAATATCGCCTCATCGAAGCAAATGTATCGGCCCCAAAATCTGATCGTCTCGAATCGGGAATTCAAGCAGCGCGGCATGATTAGCTTCCATAGCAATGGCACCGCGCACATTCCGTTCAACTTCCCCGGTACGAGCGAATACATCATCCGCATTCGCGCCTGGGGCGATCTGGCTGGGCCGGACTTGCCGCGACTGACCGTGCGGCTGGAAGACAAAGTCATCAAAACCTTTGCGGTGAACGCCACCCCCAGCAAGCCGATGATTTGCGAGGTGAAGGTGCGTGTCGATGGTGGCACGCGGAAAGTCACCGCCGAATTTGACAATGACTATTACGAAGATGTCAAGCCGCGACCCAAAGACCGCAATTTGTACATCGGCGGCATCGAAATCGAAGGCCCGTTGTCGCCGGTGCAGAAGCTGCTGCCGGAATCGCATCAGCGCATCATGATCGCGCGGCCGACCACGCCGGGCAGTGGCGAAATTGCCGCTCGCAAAGTGCTGACGGCATTCGTGACGCGCGCCTATCGCCGCCCCGCGAAGCCGCAAGAAATCGAGCGACTGCTGGCATTGGTTCGCAAGATGGCCGCGCAAGGGGAGCGATTCGAGGAGCAAATCCGCATCGCCTGCCGAGCCGTGTTGGTGTCGCCGCATTTCTTGTTCCGCGTCGAGGCCGATCCGCCTGCCGGTCAAGAAGTCCGCAAACTCAACGACTACGAATTGGCCAGCCGGTTGTCCTACTTCCTTTGGTCGAGCATGCCGGATGCGGAGCTATTCCGGGTGGCGGATCGCGGGGAGTTGAGTCGGCCCGAGGTGTTGCAGGCGCAAGTGAAGCGGATGCTGGCCGATCCCAAATCGCGGGCGCTGGTCGAGAATTTCGCCGGGCAGTGGCTGCAACTGCGGAATCTGCAAACGATTGCGCCAGATCGTCGTCAATTTCGCGGCTTCGATGAATCGCTCCGCGATGCCATGCGTCAAGAAACCGAACGGTTCTTTGAGCATGTGATGCGAGAGAATCGTTCGGTGTTGGAATTTTTGGATTCTGATTACACCTTCGTCAATGATCGCTTGGCAAAGCACTACGGATTTGTGAATATCAGCGGATCGGAATTCCGAAAGGTGAAATTGCCGGATGCACGTCGTGGGGGCATTCTCACGCATGCGAGTGTGTTGACGGTAACCTCGAACCCGACTCGGACGAGTCCGGTGAAACGCGGTAAGTGGGTGCTGGATAACATTTTGGGCACGCCACCGCCACCGCCGCCGCCGGATGTGCCGGAACTGGAAGATTCCAAGCAGTTGACTGGCACGCTTCGGCAAAAGATGGAGCAGCACCGGGCCAACCCCACCTGCGCGAGTTGCCATCAACGCATGGATCCGCTCGGGTTTGGTTTCGAGAATTTCGATGCGGTCGGAGCGTGGCGCAGTCGCGATGGCGGCGATGCGATCGATCCCTCGGGAGTGCTCCCCGCCGGCGAGAAATTCCAAGGGCCAGCCGAACTGCGTAAAATTCTTCTGGGCAAGGCCGACCTGTTCCGACGCTGTTTGGCCGAGAAGATGCTCACCTTCAGCCTGGGCCGCGGACTGGAATTTTATGACAAATGTGCGCTCGATGAGATTGTGACGAAATTGAAAGCGGAAGACGATCGCTTCGCCGCCCTGGTGATGGGGATTGTCCAAAGCGAACCATTCCAAAAACGACGCAATAAGCGAGGGGAATAA
- a CDS encoding DUF1552 domain-containing protein gives MAMHSITRRTMLRGLGTALALPMLEAMPMVSAAPITTAAAAAGKKSPLRVAFLYVPNGVNMADWKPTAEGANFELPDILKPLQPFRNKINVLTGLTLDKARANGDGPGDHARAMSAFLTGRQPRKTHGADIRAGQSADQYIATRLSEETQFRSLELGIERGQQAGNCDSGYSCAYSSNLSWHAESTPNAKETDPKQVFERLFGNGSAEERAASRAKRDRTNQSILDFVREDVSSLKRELGAGDQRKLDEYFSAVRELELRIERMRTQLTRTAPKPNMPTPTGVPSEVKEHIRIMIDLMVLAFQTDLTRVITLPFANDGSNRPYTMIGVREGHHDLSHHGRDANKMQKIKQINTFHTEQLAYMLAKLSSVQENGKSLLDQSMIVYGSGISDGDRHNHDDLPILLMGGGGGQIQGGRHIVYPKETPLMNLYMALFEKMGTPAKSFGDSTGTLKL, from the coding sequence ATGGCGATGCATTCGATCACACGCCGAACGATGCTCCGCGGGCTGGGCACCGCCTTGGCCTTGCCGATGCTCGAAGCGATGCCGATGGTCTCGGCAGCCCCGATCACGACGGCGGCAGCGGCGGCAGGGAAGAAATCGCCGCTGCGCGTGGCGTTTCTGTATGTGCCCAACGGCGTCAACATGGCCGACTGGAAGCCGACCGCCGAAGGGGCCAACTTCGAGCTGCCGGATATTCTCAAGCCGTTGCAACCGTTCCGCAACAAAATCAACGTCCTCACCGGCCTGACGCTGGACAAGGCCCGCGCCAACGGCGATGGTCCGGGCGACCACGCGCGGGCGATGTCGGCGTTCTTGACCGGGCGACAGCCACGCAAGACGCACGGGGCGGATATTCGCGCCGGTCAATCGGCGGATCAGTACATTGCCACGCGGTTGAGCGAAGAGACGCAATTCCGCTCGCTGGAATTGGGCATCGAACGCGGCCAACAAGCCGGAAACTGCGATAGCGGTTACAGTTGCGCGTATTCGTCGAATCTGTCCTGGCACGCCGAATCGACGCCCAACGCCAAGGAAACCGATCCCAAGCAAGTGTTCGAGCGATTGTTCGGCAATGGCTCCGCCGAAGAACGGGCTGCGAGCCGCGCCAAACGCGATCGCACCAATCAGAGCATTCTCGACTTTGTGCGGGAAGATGTGTCGTCGCTGAAGCGGGAACTCGGGGCCGGCGATCAACGCAAGCTCGACGAGTATTTCTCCGCCGTCCGCGAATTGGAACTGCGCATCGAACGCATGCGCACGCAGTTGACGCGCACCGCGCCGAAGCCGAATATGCCGACACCGACTGGGGTTCCCAGCGAAGTGAAAGAGCATATTCGCATCATGATCGATCTGATGGTGCTGGCCTTCCAAACCGACCTGACTCGCGTGATTACATTGCCATTTGCGAATGATGGCAGCAATCGCCCGTACACGATGATCGGCGTGCGCGAAGGGCATCACGATCTGTCGCACCACGGCCGCGATGCCAACAAGATGCAGAAGATCAAGCAGATCAACACCTTCCACACCGAGCAACTGGCGTACATGCTCGCCAAATTGTCATCGGTGCAGGAGAACGGCAAGTCGCTGCTGGATCAATCGATGATCGTTTACGGATCTGGCATCAGCGACGGCGACCGCCACAATCACGACGATCTGCCGATTCTGCTCATGGGCGGCGGCGGTGGTCAGATTCAAGGGGGACGCCACATTGTCTACCCCAAGGAAACCCCGCTGATGAATCTGTACATGGCCCTGTTCGAAAAGATGGGCACGCCTGCCAAGTCGTTCGGCGATAGCACCGGCACGCTGAAACTGTAA
- a CDS encoding LptF/LptG family permease: MLLNILQRTILMELIKVFVLALLGLTGLFLIAGLIQEASQRGLSPSQILAAIPLLIPNTLPYTIPATTLFATCVVYGRLSADNEVTAIKAAGVNPIMLLKPALLLGIGTSVVTATLYYSVIPQTHQIMRTRFLSDGEEVIYNVLKRERRLVFPNFPYAMFVREIQGRRLIDVIFKRRVKMGGIYVGYDLVAQAREARLRVDQENNIIHIDMDRCSVFESDKDVVGNLLHRSFPIPLPETLFGKDDRPKPMALTIPELRIEQVKQATILNDLTREMANAQKEAQRPDNTPERANEIKLHLSNLDNRLKDQKRVISGLATELNARPAIAFGCLCFVLIGCPVGIWASRSDYLSSFVSCFLPIIFVYYPLLLSATNLAREGKAPAVGTLWIPNAVLFLASLFLIRRMIRR; this comes from the coding sequence GTGTTGCTGAACATCTTGCAACGCACCATCTTGATGGAACTCATCAAGGTTTTCGTGCTGGCACTCCTGGGCTTAACCGGGTTGTTCCTCATTGCTGGGCTCATTCAAGAAGCCTCGCAGCGGGGGCTATCTCCGTCGCAAATTCTGGCGGCGATTCCGTTGTTGATTCCCAACACGCTGCCCTACACCATCCCCGCGACAACGCTGTTTGCCACCTGCGTGGTCTATGGCCGATTGTCTGCCGACAACGAAGTCACCGCCATCAAAGCCGCCGGGGTCAACCCGATCATGCTGCTCAAGCCCGCGCTGCTGCTGGGCATTGGCACTAGCGTTGTCACCGCAACACTCTATTACAGCGTGATTCCGCAAACGCATCAAATCATGCGCACGCGATTTCTCAGCGATGGCGAAGAAGTCATTTACAACGTCCTGAAGCGCGAACGGCGGCTCGTGTTCCCGAATTTCCCCTACGCGATGTTCGTGCGAGAGATTCAAGGTCGGCGACTGATCGACGTGATTTTCAAGCGCCGCGTCAAAATGGGCGGCATCTATGTGGGGTACGACCTCGTCGCCCAAGCCCGCGAAGCTCGACTGCGGGTCGATCAAGAGAACAACATCATCCATATTGATATGGACCGCTGTTCCGTCTTCGAAAGCGACAAAGACGTGGTCGGCAACCTGCTGCACCGCTCGTTCCCGATTCCGCTGCCCGAAACGCTGTTCGGCAAAGATGATCGCCCCAAGCCGATGGCGCTCACCATTCCCGAATTGCGAATCGAGCAGGTCAAGCAAGCCACGATTCTCAACGACCTCACCCGCGAAATGGCCAACGCCCAAAAAGAGGCCCAACGCCCAGACAACACCCCCGAGCGTGCCAACGAAATTAAGTTGCATCTCAGCAATTTGGACAATCGTCTGAAGGATCAAAAGCGGGTGATTTCCGGACTGGCCACCGAACTCAACGCTCGGCCTGCCATCGCCTTCGGCTGCCTTTGCTTCGTGCTGATCGGCTGCCCGGTTGGCATCTGGGCGAGTCGGTCGGACTATCTGAGTTCGTTCGTCTCGTGTTTTCTACCGATTATCTTCGTCTACTATCCGCTGCTGCTCTCCGCCACCAACCTGGCCCGCGAAGGCAAAGCTCCGGCGGTGGGCACGCTGTGGATTCCCAACGCGGTCCTCTTCTTGGCATCGCTGTTTTTGATTCGCCGCATGATCCGTCGATGA
- a CDS encoding dihydrofolate reductase family protein, with the protein MPQVVYYVATSLDGYIAPLNGSVDWLSPFEQSGDDFGYRDFLANIQGIILGRRTYEQVLTFGPWPYVGMPAWVCTRTANRTGNGHVTMTTADPESLLAEIDALGIQRVWMLGGGELAGVFHDLGRIDEYRISVMPILLGRGLPLLGSATRQRNLTLVRSQSYSAGVVQLTYHPQS; encoded by the coding sequence GTGCCCCAAGTGGTGTATTATGTTGCAACCAGTCTCGACGGCTACATTGCCCCTCTCAATGGTAGCGTCGACTGGTTAAGCCCGTTTGAACAATCCGGCGACGACTTCGGATACCGCGACTTTCTCGCGAATATCCAAGGAATTATTCTCGGTCGTCGCACGTATGAGCAGGTGCTGACCTTCGGCCCATGGCCCTACGTAGGCATGCCGGCCTGGGTCTGCACCCGCACCGCCAACCGGACCGGCAATGGCCATGTGACGATGACCACCGCCGATCCGGAATCGCTCCTGGCGGAAATCGATGCCCTGGGAATTCAGCGAGTCTGGATGCTCGGCGGTGGCGAACTCGCCGGAGTATTCCACGACCTCGGACGCATTGACGAATATCGCATTTCGGTGATGCCGATTCTGCTAGGCCGCGGTCTGCCGCTGTTGGGCAGCGCCACCCGACAACGCAATCTCACGCTCGTTCGCTCGCAATCCTATTCCGCTGGCGTGGTCCAACTCACCTATCATCCGCAGTCGTAA
- the cls gene encoding cardiolipin synthase gives MLFAIESVWDSWEALTAWIAVFDVLLTVFVINVILNIKRESTSAVAWCMLVILLPIVGSIFFYIFGYQAIHRPLQRKQKQSRNYRQQEPAGPGNADPTAEHPHPGDPVWQDLVHYARSVDGFPATDGNAVEAYHEGEPFFAALFDAVQAATHHIHIEFFIFRSDETGRKLIDLLCEKAKSGVEVRFLYDAVGGHDLRSSLLRQLRRAGGKTHAFLPILNPLRRFRLNLRNHRKILVVDGRIGFVGGFNIGGEYLGLNPSFGFWRDSHVRLEGPAVRGLQRTFLEDWNFADGETVQGEAYFPRVRTVGHERVQILRSGPDQELKTVREVLFAAILRARKRVWITTPYFVPDAGLRDALHFAARSGIDVRIICPLRPDKWIPFLAARHYWVGMLDAGVKIYQYSRGFMHAKMMIVDDGWATVGSANLDNRSLLLNFECNAVLYSPDSIEGLAAQFLKDLSGSIRLNPSTFATRPYLSRFAEKVCWLLSPVL, from the coding sequence ATGTTATTCGCCATCGAGAGCGTCTGGGATTCGTGGGAAGCACTGACGGCATGGATTGCCGTGTTCGACGTGCTGCTCACCGTGTTTGTCATCAATGTCATTCTCAACATCAAGCGCGAATCGACATCGGCAGTTGCGTGGTGCATGCTGGTGATTCTGCTGCCCATTGTCGGATCGATCTTTTTTTATATTTTTGGCTACCAAGCGATTCATCGGCCCTTGCAGCGCAAGCAGAAGCAGTCGCGGAATTATCGCCAACAGGAACCCGCGGGGCCGGGCAATGCCGATCCGACGGCGGAGCATCCGCACCCCGGCGATCCCGTCTGGCAGGATCTCGTCCACTACGCACGCAGTGTCGATGGCTTCCCGGCGACCGATGGCAACGCGGTGGAGGCGTACCACGAGGGGGAACCGTTTTTCGCGGCACTCTTCGATGCGGTGCAGGCGGCGACGCATCATATCCACATCGAATTTTTCATCTTTCGCTCCGATGAAACGGGCCGAAAGTTGATCGACTTGCTCTGCGAAAAGGCCAAGTCGGGAGTCGAGGTGCGCTTTCTGTACGATGCGGTGGGCGGACACGATTTGCGCTCATCGCTGCTGCGGCAATTACGACGGGCGGGGGGCAAAACGCATGCCTTCTTGCCGATTCTGAATCCGCTGCGGCGATTCCGGCTGAATCTTCGCAATCACCGGAAAATTCTGGTGGTGGATGGGCGGATCGGCTTCGTTGGCGGGTTCAACATCGGCGGAGAATATCTGGGATTGAACCCCAGCTTTGGCTTCTGGCGAGATTCGCATGTGCGGCTGGAAGGGCCAGCGGTGCGTGGATTGCAGCGAACCTTTTTGGAAGATTGGAATTTTGCGGATGGCGAAACGGTCCAAGGCGAGGCATACTTTCCGAGAGTGCGGACGGTGGGGCATGAGCGGGTGCAGATTCTGCGCTCGGGGCCGGATCAGGAATTGAAGACCGTCCGCGAAGTGCTGTTTGCGGCGATTCTGCGTGCGCGAAAGCGGGTGTGGATTACCACGCCGTACTTTGTCCCCGATGCCGGCCTGCGAGATGCGCTGCATTTCGCCGCTCGCAGTGGCATTGATGTGCGGATCATCTGTCCGCTGCGGCCCGATAAATGGATTCCGTTTCTAGCGGCCCGACATTATTGGGTAGGCATGCTGGACGCAGGCGTTAAAATTTACCAGTATTCGCGCGGCTTCATGCATGCCAAGATGATGATTGTCGACGATGGCTGGGCCACGGTCGGCTCGGCGAATTTGGATAATCGCAGTTTGCTGCTCAATTTCGAGTGCAATGCGGTGCTGTATTCGCCGGATTCGATCGAAGGCTTGGCGGCCCAGTTTTTGAAGGATCTCAGCGGATCGATTCGGCTCAACCCCTCGACGTTCGCCACCCGTCCGTATTTGAGCCGATTCGCGGAGAAGGTGTGCTGGCTCCTGTCGCCAGTGCTTTAG